In Tepidimicrobium xylanilyticum, a single window of DNA contains:
- a CDS encoding phosphomevalonate kinase produces the protein MIKTFASGKLFIAGDYAVLEPGYPAILVAIDKGITVSLIGSLDKGSIISNNDKVFWSREDGEIVLTKDCNRLSHILSAIKIVENYAKELGKELVYYHLKVVSQLETKEGIKYGLGSSAAVIVATVKALCTHYKINVSNEGLFKLSALANLAINPKGSCGDIAASVYGGWIAYTSFDRNWVIEQEKENTITQLLNKPWPNLSIEYLTPPRELKLIVGWTGKPAITSNLVTQVDDRKTIYNISYENFLYESKRCVDKMIAAFKKKDIDEIQKQININRKLLVELGKNLGITIETPLLTKLCHIASKLNGYAKPSGAGGGDCGIAIFNDDKYLPQLIEEWEKSGITYLPFKVYYKDSKF, from the coding sequence ATGATTAAAACTTTTGCGTCTGGCAAGTTATTCATAGCTGGTGATTATGCGGTACTAGAACCAGGATATCCTGCAATTTTAGTAGCTATTGATAAGGGTATTACAGTTTCATTAATAGGATCCCTAGATAAAGGGAGCATAATATCTAATAATGATAAGGTTTTTTGGAGTAGAGAAGATGGAGAAATTGTACTAACCAAAGATTGTAATAGATTATCCCATATACTTTCTGCCATTAAAATAGTTGAAAATTATGCAAAAGAGTTGGGTAAAGAATTAGTATATTATCATTTAAAGGTTGTTAGTCAGTTGGAAACTAAAGAAGGAATAAAATATGGATTAGGTTCTAGTGCAGCAGTTATAGTAGCTACGGTAAAAGCACTGTGTACTCACTATAAAATTAATGTATCTAATGAGGGATTATTTAAGTTATCTGCTTTAGCAAATTTGGCTATAAATCCAAAAGGGTCCTGTGGTGATATTGCTGCTAGCGTTTATGGAGGTTGGATTGCTTATACGTCCTTTGATAGGAATTGGGTAATAGAACAGGAAAAGGAGAATACAATTACCCAATTGTTAAATAAACCATGGCCAAATCTGTCAATAGAATATCTAACGCCTCCTAGAGAATTAAAATTGATCGTTGGATGGACAGGTAAGCCTGCAATTACATCGAATTTAGTAACTCAGGTAGATGATAGGAAAACTATTTACAATATATCCTATGAAAACTTTTTGTATGAGAGTAAAAGATGTGTGGATAAAATGATTGCTGCATTTAAAAAGAAAGACATTGATGAAATACAAAAGCAAATCAATATAAATCGAAAACTTCTAGTGGAATTAGGCAAGAATCTAGGCATAACTATAGAAACACCTCTATTAACTAAATTATGCCATATAGCATCAAAATTAAATGGCTACGCAAAGCCCTCTGGAGCAGGTGGAGGGGATTGTGGGATTGCAATTTTTAATGATGATAAGTATTTACCACAATTGATAGAGGAGTGGGAAAAGTCAGGAATAACTTATTTACCATTTAAAGTATATTATAAGGATAGTAAGTTTTAA
- a CDS encoding deoxyribonuclease IV encodes MLIGCHLTIARGYKKAAELALDIGANVFQFFSRNPRGSSNRELDLEDVEGMREILRKHDFGPLLAHAPYIINLASHKDKTYGMAKRILKEDYKRANEISIPYFNFHPGNHVGMGVEYGIQRIIDALNEIITGNETTMILLETMSGKGTEIGRNFQELKAIIGGVKYDELVGVCLDTCHVYSAGYDIVGDLDGVLEEFDEIVGLERLKAIHLNDSMIEFDSNKDRHARLGEGTIGLDAIKNIINHPLLKDLPFYLETPNELEGYKKEIELLKELRD; translated from the coding sequence ATGCTTATAGGTTGTCATTTAACTATTGCCAGAGGCTACAAGAAGGCTGCAGAATTGGCTTTAGATATAGGAGCTAATGTTTTTCAGTTTTTTAGTAGAAATCCAAGAGGCTCATCTAATAGGGAATTGGATTTAGAAGATGTTGAAGGGATGCGGGAAATATTAAGGAAACATGATTTTGGACCTTTGCTAGCCCATGCTCCATATATTATTAATTTGGCTTCCCATAAGGATAAAACCTATGGAATGGCTAAAAGGATACTTAAGGAAGACTATAAAAGGGCGAATGAAATTTCCATACCCTATTTTAATTTTCATCCTGGAAATCATGTTGGAATGGGTGTAGAGTATGGTATTCAGAGAATAATAGATGCTTTAAATGAGATAATAACCGGTAATGAAACAACTATGATACTATTGGAGACCATGTCAGGGAAAGGAACTGAAATAGGCCGAAATTTTCAGGAGTTAAAAGCTATAATCGGTGGGGTAAAATATGATGAATTGGTAGGGGTTTGTCTTGATACTTGTCATGTTTATTCAGCAGGCTATGATATTGTAGGGGATTTAGATGGGGTTTTAGAAGAATTTGACGAAATAGTTGGGTTAGAAAGGTTGAAGGCCATCCATTTAAACGACAGTATGATAGAATTTGATAGTAATAAAGATAGACATGCTAGGCTTGGGGAAGGAACCATAGGATTAGACGCCATTAAGAATATAATAAATCACCCTTTATTAAAGGACCTTCCTTTTTATCTAGAAACCCCTAATGAACTAGAGGGGTATAAAAAGGAGATAGAATTGTTGAAAGAGCTTAGGGATTAA
- a CDS encoding transposase encodes MATLPKEVLRNMIVDGDLKTVNDLHTYLKEMFKDALQEMLEAELEVELGYVKGDKKNKNTDNRRNGTTKKTVSTRFGEIELDIP; translated from the coding sequence ATGGCAACTTTACCAAAGGAAGTTTTAAGAAATATGATAGTAGATGGAGATTTAAAAACAGTAAATGATCTCCACACATATCTTAAAGAAATGTTTAAAGATGCACTACAAGAGATGTTAGAGGCAGAATTAGAGGTAGAATTAGGATATGTAAAAGGAGATAAAAAGAACAAAAATACAGATAATCGTAGAAATGGTACTACGAAAAAGACTGTAAGCACTCGTTTTGGAGAAATTGAGTTAGATATACCAAG
- a CDS encoding putative manganese-dependent inorganic diphosphatase — MKETVYIIGHKNPDSDSICSAIAYAEYKNGNGDVNAIPVRLGPVNRETKFILDYFGVEPPMLLETVKLSVEDLDFDKIAPVSPDISLRMALEIMKKNNLNSLPVIEENEQLCGIVTISDIISSYIDVWDNGILGKSGTTIDNIIDTLSAEAIVIPKNMKPLQGKILVLAMEPKTVVEYLEENDVVICGNRKDVQKIAIENNISLMIVTGNVKMDEDIINIAEEKGVTLITTPHDTFTTSRLITQSIPISQVMTRENLVTFALDDLVDNVKEKMSQTRYRSYPVIDDNNNNRVVGLISRYHLISSMKKKVILVDHNERSQSVDGLEECEILEIIDHHRIADVYTGYPIYFRNEPVGSTSTIIASIMFENGRRPSKKIAGVLAAAIISDTLLFKSPTSTNTDRIMLERLARIADLNVEEFAMEMFKAGTSLVDKTPKQLLNQDLKVFNINESKIGIAQVYTMDLESLKGLKQELISTMEERRNSQGYSTFILMLTDIFNEASEMVVVGEYKELIANAFGKIIVNNSFYAPGVLSRKKQVVPPITMAITNREEMQI, encoded by the coding sequence ATGAAGGAAACGGTATACATAATAGGACATAAAAATCCGGATTCAGATTCCATTTGCTCTGCTATAGCCTATGCAGAATATAAAAATGGAAATGGAGATGTAAACGCAATTCCAGTGAGATTAGGTCCTGTTAATAGGGAAACCAAGTTCATTTTAGACTATTTTGGAGTAGAACCCCCGATGCTTTTAGAAACTGTGAAGCTTAGTGTTGAAGATTTAGACTTTGATAAAATTGCTCCAGTCAGTCCAGATATATCCTTAAGGATGGCATTGGAGATAATGAAGAAGAACAATTTAAATAGTCTTCCAGTTATAGAAGAAAATGAACAGCTATGTGGAATAGTTACCATTTCTGATATCATATCTTCCTATATTGATGTCTGGGACAATGGTATTTTAGGCAAATCGGGTACAACCATAGATAATATAATAGATACACTGTCAGCAGAAGCCATTGTAATTCCAAAGAATATGAAACCTTTACAGGGGAAAATTTTAGTTTTAGCCATGGAACCTAAAACCGTAGTAGAATACTTGGAAGAGAACGATGTAGTCATATGTGGTAATAGGAAGGATGTACAAAAAATAGCAATTGAGAACAATATTTCATTAATGATTGTAACTGGAAATGTGAAAATGGATGAAGATATTATAAACATTGCTGAAGAAAAGGGAGTTACCCTTATAACAACACCTCACGATACCTTTACAACCTCAAGATTGATAACCCAATCTATTCCTATTAGCCAAGTAATGACTAGGGAAAATCTGGTAACTTTTGCTCTTGACGATTTAGTAGACAACGTTAAGGAGAAAATGTCTCAGACTAGATACAGGTCCTACCCGGTTATTGATGATAATAATAACAATAGAGTAGTAGGTTTAATTTCTAGATACCATTTAATATCTAGCATGAAGAAGAAAGTAATACTAGTAGACCATAATGAAAGGAGTCAATCTGTAGATGGGCTTGAGGAATGTGAGATTTTAGAAATTATTGACCATCATAGGATAGCTGATGTATATACAGGTTACCCTATTTATTTCAGAAATGAACCAGTGGGAAGCACTTCAACAATAATAGCATCCATAATGTTTGAAAATGGAAGAAGGCCTTCGAAGAAAATAGCTGGAGTATTAGCAGCTGCTATAATATCTGATACTTTATTATTTAAATCTCCCACATCTACCAACACGGATAGGATCATGTTAGAAAGATTAGCCAGAATTGCAGATTTAAATGTAGAAGAATTTGCTATGGAAATGTTTAAGGCGGGAACTTCTTTAGTAGATAAAACACCGAAACAATTACTAAACCAAGATTTAAAAGTATTTAATATTAATGAAAGTAAGATAGGCATTGCTCAAGTATATACTATGGATTTAGAGAGTTTAAAGGGTTTAAAGCAAGAGCTAATATCAACTATGGAAGAAAGAAGGAATAGTCAAGGATATTCCACATTTATATTGATGTTAACAGACATATTCAACGAAGCGTCAGAAATGGTAGTAGTAGGAGAATATAAAGAGTTAATAGCCAATGCTTTTGGAAAAATCATTGTCAATAATTCATTTTATGCTCCGGGAGTGTTGTCTAGGAAGAAGCAAGTAGTGCCGCCAATAACTATGGCTATAACGAACAGGGAAGAAATGCAGATATAA
- the mvk gene encoding mevalonate kinase produces the protein MGDEISIGIAIGKVILIGEHAVVHGQPALAMPFPATKVKTAIYRKEGSLTLDCFFYNGFFSEVPDRLLGLTTIIRDIVNSFDEKLEDFRIRIESTIPPERGMGSSAAVAVATIRALYDFFRQPLTKEDLFKWANISEKIVHGNPSGIDAATVIGEEPIYYIKGKSFIPFPFKLDAYLIVADTGELGKTQAAVNDVRKLIDLNPQKGRSLIEQLGFLTRNAKDAIESKDIVKLGQIMSKAHLILDKLGVSNDKLNHLVSVAMRNEALGAKLTGGGRGGCMIALAATKDEAIKLSNKLILNGAENTWISNMGVDGNEE, from the coding sequence ATGGGAGATGAAATTAGCATAGGCATAGCTATTGGGAAAGTAATTTTAATAGGAGAACATGCAGTAGTTCATGGTCAGCCTGCATTGGCGATGCCTTTTCCCGCGACTAAGGTTAAAACTGCTATTTATAGAAAAGAAGGCTCTTTAACATTGGATTGCTTTTTCTATAATGGATTTTTTTCAGAAGTGCCAGATAGGCTACTAGGATTAACTACTATTATTAGGGACATTGTAAATAGTTTCGATGAAAAGTTAGAGGATTTTCGGATAAGAATTGAAAGCACCATTCCACCAGAAAGGGGAATGGGTTCTAGTGCTGCAGTTGCAGTGGCAACTATTCGTGCTTTATATGATTTTTTCCGTCAGCCCTTAACCAAAGAGGACTTGTTTAAATGGGCAAACATATCGGAAAAAATAGTCCATGGGAATCCAAGTGGTATTGATGCAGCAACTGTCATAGGGGAAGAACCCATTTATTATATTAAAGGGAAGTCTTTTATACCTTTTCCATTTAAATTAGATGCATATTTGATAGTGGCAGATACTGGCGAATTAGGCAAAACCCAAGCTGCTGTTAATGATGTAAGAAAATTAATAGATTTAAATCCCCAAAAAGGCAGATCATTGATTGAACAATTAGGTTTTTTAACTCGAAATGCAAAGGATGCCATTGAATCAAAGGATATTGTAAAACTTGGGCAAATTATGAGCAAGGCCCATTTAATATTAGATAAGCTAGGTGTAAGCAATGATAAGTTGAATCATTTAGTTTCTGTGGCAATGAGAAATGAAGCATTAGGTGCTAAATTAACTGGCGGTGGCAGAGGTGGATGTATGATTGCCCTAGCTGCTACTAAAGATGAAGCAATTAAATTATCAAATAAATTGATATTAAATGGGGCAGAAAATACTTGGATATCTAATATGGGAGTTGATGGCAATGAAGAGTAG
- the mvaD gene encoding diphosphomevalonate decarboxylase gives MKSRGRARAYANIALIKYWGKRDEKLVLPMNSSLSLTIDCFYTETEVIFRKDVDRDYFYLNDKLQGKDTTEKVSKFLDLFRKAAGLNLSAVVKSRNYVPTAAGLASSASGFAALAAAANVASGLNLDNRQLSIYARQGSGSAARSIYGGFVEWKKGSSHQDSYAVPIDDAQWDIGIVIVMVNSMEKLISSREGMKRTVDTSPFYKVWVESAEEDLKHIKIAIRNRDFKKTGLIAERNGLKMHAIMLGANPPFCYWEPDSLKVMQIVRQLRREGIYCYFTLDAGPNVKILCRLSESHKIKDRLIQFFDPDQVIIAKPGPGITIL, from the coding sequence ATGAAGAGTAGGGGAAGGGCAAGAGCCTATGCCAATATTGCTTTGATTAAATACTGGGGAAAGAGAGACGAAAAATTGGTTCTACCAATGAATAGCAGTCTTTCCCTTACCATAGATTGTTTTTACACTGAAACGGAAGTAATTTTTAGGAAAGATGTGGATAGGGACTATTTCTATTTAAATGATAAGCTTCAAGGGAAAGATACCACAGAAAAAGTTAGCAAATTTTTGGATTTGTTTCGAAAGGCTGCTGGGTTAAATTTATCAGCAGTAGTGAAGAGCAGAAACTATGTGCCTACTGCAGCAGGGTTGGCTTCCTCCGCATCAGGCTTTGCTGCCTTGGCAGCAGCTGCAAATGTGGCAAGTGGATTAAATTTAGATAATAGGCAATTATCCATATATGCAAGGCAAGGCTCAGGTAGTGCAGCAAGGAGTATTTATGGAGGATTTGTAGAATGGAAGAAAGGTTCCTCCCATCAAGATTCCTATGCGGTGCCAATAGATGATGCTCAATGGGATATTGGAATAGTAATCGTTATGGTAAATAGCATGGAAAAGTTAATATCAAGCAGAGAAGGAATGAAGCGGACAGTTGATACTTCACCTTTCTATAAAGTTTGGGTGGAAAGTGCTGAAGAAGATTTAAAACATATTAAAATTGCAATCAGAAATAGAGATTTTAAAAAGACTGGCTTAATTGCTGAAAGAAATGGATTAAAAATGCATGCTATTATGTTAGGAGCTAACCCGCCATTTTGCTACTGGGAACCAGATAGTCTTAAGGTAATGCAGATAGTACGACAACTGAGAAGAGAAGGGATTTATTGCTATTTTACTCTGGATGCAGGACCTAATGTTAAAATACTATGTAGACTATCGGAAAGCCATAAAATTAAAGACAGGTTGATTCAGTTTTTTGACCCAGATCAAGTTATAATTGCTAAACCAGGACCTGGTATTACTATTCTATAA